The proteins below are encoded in one region of Paenisporosarcina cavernae:
- the hemW gene encoding radical SAM family heme chaperone HemW, which translates to MKGIYIHIPFCHQICHYCDFNKVFFDKQPVDDYLKSVLIEIEHTLRENKEPQNLESVFLGGGTPTSLTDQQLGTLLAGIIKLVPNAASLEWTSEANPDELTASKLDILAKYGVNRLSMGVQSFQPHLLQKLGRVHHNEQVFQAISYAKSIGLSNISIDLMYGLPDQTLEEWRETMEIALSLDLPHYSAYSLLVEPKTVFYNLFRKGKLPLPGQDLEATMYAELMRFMEENERYQYEISNFGKENFHSIHNSIYWSNESYAGIGAGAHGYLNGNRYSNIGPIKKYIQAVQSTNNAIHSTHLVTKEESMEEQLFLGLRMTKGVSLREFSEKYTVSLEDVFGETVNDLTNKGLLVRDGDYIQIPPKARFIANEIFSRFLLS; encoded by the coding sequence TTTTTTGACAAACAACCAGTAGATGACTATTTAAAAAGTGTCTTAATTGAAATAGAACATACCTTACGTGAAAACAAGGAACCACAAAACCTTGAATCTGTTTTTCTTGGTGGGGGAACTCCTACCTCTTTAACCGATCAACAGTTGGGCACGTTATTAGCTGGAATTATTAAGTTAGTTCCAAACGCTGCGTCGCTTGAATGGACATCGGAGGCAAATCCTGATGAACTCACAGCCTCTAAATTAGATATATTAGCGAAGTATGGCGTGAACAGATTAAGTATGGGGGTACAAAGCTTTCAACCACATTTACTCCAAAAACTTGGACGAGTTCATCATAATGAGCAAGTTTTTCAAGCGATTTCATATGCGAAGTCCATTGGGCTATCCAATATTAGTATCGATCTGATGTACGGACTTCCAGATCAAACTCTCGAAGAATGGAGAGAAACAATGGAGATTGCACTTTCATTAGACTTGCCACATTATTCCGCATATTCCTTATTAGTTGAACCTAAAACGGTTTTCTATAATTTATTTCGAAAAGGAAAATTGCCTTTACCAGGTCAAGATTTAGAAGCTACTATGTACGCCGAATTAATGCGTTTTATGGAAGAAAATGAACGCTACCAATATGAAATAAGTAATTTCGGAAAGGAAAATTTTCACTCCATTCATAATTCTATATACTGGAGCAATGAATCGTATGCCGGAATTGGAGCGGGGGCACACGGCTATTTAAATGGAAACCGTTATTCGAATATTGGTCCAATCAAAAAATATATTCAAGCAGTACAGTCTACTAACAACGCCATTCATTCGACACATCTTGTCACAAAAGAAGAGTCTATGGAAGAACAGCTATTTCTTGGACTGAGAATGACAAAAGGTGTATCACTCCGAGAATTTTCGGAGAAATATACTGTTTCTCTTGAAGATGTCTTTGGAGAGACGGTAAACGATTTAACAAACAAAGGCTTGCTCGTTCGAGATGGAGATTACATACAAATTCCTCCGAAAGCACGGTTTATAGCGAATGAAATTTTTAGTCGATTTTTACTTTCCTAA
- the grpE gene encoding nucleotide exchange factor GrpE — protein MTNEHKDVNHECTTSSEEELREVTTAQSLDEDSMQVEDETSESSQGEQEEVSELDLVKAQLEEETNKHLRLRADFDNYRKRVNLDREAAEKYKNQQVLHELLPVLDNFERALQVDATSEDAKALKKGIEMVYQTLQEVTKNAGLEPIDAVGQHFDAHSHQPVMTEKDEEQESGIVLQELQKGYRLKDRVIRPSMVKVNE, from the coding sequence TTGACGAATGAGCATAAAGATGTCAATCATGAGTGTACTACAAGCTCGGAAGAAGAGTTACGTGAAGTAACAACAGCACAAAGTTTGGACGAAGATTCCATGCAAGTAGAAGATGAAACGTCAGAAAGTTCTCAAGGAGAGCAAGAAGAAGTTTCTGAACTGGACTTAGTGAAAGCGCAATTAGAAGAAGAAACAAACAAACATTTACGTTTACGTGCTGATTTTGATAATTACCGAAAACGGGTCAATTTAGATCGTGAAGCGGCAGAGAAATATAAAAATCAGCAAGTATTACATGAATTACTACCAGTTTTAGATAATTTTGAACGCGCCCTTCAAGTGGATGCTACTTCGGAAGATGCAAAAGCCCTTAAAAAAGGGATTGAAATGGTGTACCAGACGCTCCAAGAAGTGACGAAAAATGCTGGACTTGAACCAATTGATGCTGTAGGGCAACATTTCGATGCACACTCTCATCAACCAGTTATGACGGAAAAAGATGAGGAACAAGAAAGTGGAATCGTGTTACAAGAACTTCAAAAAGGGTATCGTTTAAAGGATCGAGTTATTCGACCATCTATGGTAAAAGTAAACGAATAA
- the hrcA gene encoding heat-inducible transcriptional repressor HrcA, translated as MLTNRQLLILQVTVDDFIQSAQPVGSRQLSKKEEVPFSPATIRNEMADLEELGFLEKTHTSSGRIPSQKGYRYYVDHFLSPTSVPKSDIQQIQSIFEERLLEAEHIIQRTALILSELTSYTTILLGPDMKKYRVKKFSIVPLSGQSAVAIIILDTGHVENRLVEIPQGIDASDLEKMVNILNEQLTGVHLHELQHVLEREALSLMKKHIGRYAELYQSLSTTLVSPNEEKVYYGGKTNLLQYPEFHDLQKATGLFTFMDQLPQITSMFSDTEKGMQIRIGTENNLQGMEDISVVSAKYSIGEEQQGTIAIIGPTRMDYKRAVSILDFMSGDLSRELTKLFKGLNG; from the coding sequence ATGTTAACGAATAGACAGTTGCTCATTTTACAAGTTACCGTGGATGACTTTATTCAATCTGCTCAACCTGTTGGATCAAGACAACTTTCGAAGAAAGAAGAAGTTCCGTTTAGTCCAGCGACTATTCGGAATGAAATGGCCGATTTAGAAGAATTAGGGTTTTTAGAGAAAACGCATACTTCTTCTGGTCGTATTCCGTCACAAAAGGGATATCGCTATTATGTGGATCATTTTTTGTCTCCAACAAGTGTTCCAAAATCAGATATTCAACAAATTCAATCGATTTTTGAAGAAAGATTATTGGAAGCGGAACATATTATCCAACGTACAGCGTTGATTTTATCAGAACTGACAAGCTACACGACCATCTTGTTAGGTCCAGATATGAAAAAATATCGGGTAAAGAAATTTTCGATTGTTCCATTGTCCGGGCAATCTGCAGTAGCCATTATCATTTTAGATACAGGGCACGTGGAAAATCGTTTAGTAGAAATTCCGCAAGGTATTGATGCGAGTGATCTGGAGAAAATGGTCAATATTTTAAATGAGCAGCTTACTGGTGTTCACTTACATGAACTCCAACACGTTTTAGAACGAGAAGCACTTTCATTAATGAAAAAGCATATTGGAAGATATGCTGAATTGTACCAATCTTTATCGACAACTCTTGTTAGTCCTAATGAGGAAAAAGTTTACTACGGTGGAAAAACGAATTTACTACAATATCCGGAATTTCATGACCTACAAAAAGCAACCGGACTGTTTACGTTTATGGATCAATTACCTCAAATAACATCAATGTTTTCTGATACGGAAAAAGGGATGCAAATCCGAATAGGTACAGAGAATAATTTACAGGGAATGGAAGACATAAGTGTCGTATCAGCTAAGTATTCCATTGGAGAAGAGCAACAAGGCACCATTGCCATTATTGGTCCTACTCGAATGGACTACAAACGTGCTGTTTCGATACTCGATTTTATGTCGGGAGATTTATCAAGAGAACTAACCAAACTCTTTAAAGGGTTAAATGGATAA